A stretch of DNA from Bacillus alveayuensis:
TTGCTCGCTGTACGAAATCACGTTACGCTGTAAAATGATTCCATTTTCTCTTTGAGAAGTTTTGCGTTTTAAGAGCTGTAATTGGTACTTTTACAATTATGATATTTCTTTATCTTTATTGTATCCAAAAATAAAAATAAATGCGATAAAATTAAAAAATATTCAAAAAACTTTCAAGTTTTTTTATTAGTTGTTCACATTTTTAAATAAGAAGGCTCTTTTCTAAAAGATTGTTGCTTTACAACCATAGCTTTTCGACTGTCCAGGCAAGCGACACGCTTGCTATCTCCCACTTTAGTGTGACGTGAACCGAACAAAGTTTACGAAAAAAGCCTATAAGAAAGGAATTATTTTACAGAAACAATTTCGATTTCTACAATAATCGTTGTAGAAATGACAAGTTGTGATACTTTTGCTTTATATTCTTTATCCTCCACCTTAAATTCCTCATTTTCAATAGCTTTCGTGATTAAATGTCTAGTGTTAATCACACTTTCAATATCTTTCGCTTTCAAGTCTGATAAATCTTCTTCAACGTGCTTTTTTATTAAGTATTCCATAATTTTATCCAATTTATAACGCTCAGCATTTTTAATGTTCACTTTTATATTTTGGACAGTTAATAATTTTTCGTTTTGATCATTTAATTTTTGGATGTCTTCCTTCCAAATTTTGTTTTCTTTTCTCAACTGTTTAATGGTATCTTTTTGCTTCGTAATGATTTCGACGTTTTTTTCCTGAAGAACACTATATGAATATAAAAAAAATCCCCAGCTAATCATCGCTCCGAAAACCATTCCAACAAAAAAGCGCTGCCAAGATGGCTTTTGATAATACGGTGGGATTCTCATGATGACACATGCTCCTGAGTAAACCAAGTAATGAGTAGCCAGCCTGTTTGCGCCCCTCCCATTGCTGACATAATAAGGAGAATTTGCTTCACAATATCCTTTGTAGCTCC
This window harbors:
- a CDS encoding cell division protein FtsB (product_source=COG2919; cath_funfam=1.25.40.150; cog=COG2919; superfamily=63411; transmembrane_helix_parts=Outside_1_14,TMhelix_15_37,Inside_38_167), coding for MRIPPYYQKPSWQRFFVGMVFGAMISWGFFLYSYSVLQEKNVEIITKQKDTIKQLRKENKIWKEDIQKLNDQNEKLLTVQNIKVNIKNAERYKLDKIMEYLIKKHVEEDLSDLKAKDIESVINTRHLITKAIENEEFKVEDKEYKAKVSQLVISTTIIVEIEIVSVK